The proteins below come from a single Malus domestica chromosome 03, GDT2T_hap1 genomic window:
- the LOC103430275 gene encoding uncharacterized protein, producing the protein MQSERILKRQTKRKSPIGSISMVESFDACPHEESEAHEEDDIDSGRRRRTLLLQLMARSPLANFLPKDEQKDHDLIPDFTEVPDFYAPPALPPPPPPGDLYAFSVCKFHVLILASVWVSLEMDARSCIPDIETKKYCVDSSMRFGDFVDFIRKQIKHRGSLFVYVNDREPETDFLMYQVYANNIDKYGFLRMTYSGECRVCGLGNMSPRTVDNVAARSDIIPDMVKEGRKQNSTLIHS; encoded by the exons ATGCAATCGGAAAGAATTCTAAAACGTCAG ACCAAGAGAAAGAGCCCTATCGGGAGTATTTCCATGGTAGAAAGCTTCGACGCATGCCCTCATGAAGAATCCGAGGCTCATG AAGAGGATGACATCGATtcggggaggaggaggaggacattGCTTCTGCAACTCATGGCACGGTCACCTTTAGCGA ACTTTCTCCCGAAAGACGAGCAAAAAGACCACGATCTGATCCCCGATTTCACTGAAGTTCCTGATTTCTATGCTCCCCCCgcactcccccccccccccccccccggggaCTTATATGCATTTAGTGTATGCAAATTCCATGTTCTAATTTTAGCCTCCGTGTGGGTGAGCCTCGAGATGGATGCAAGGAGTTGCATTCCGGACATTGAAACCAAGAA ATACTGTGTCGACAGCAGTATGCGTTTTGGAGATTTTGTGGATTTTATTCGGAAGCAGATCAAGCACCGTGGAAGTCTGTTTGTCTATGTCAATGACAGAGAACCTGAAACTG ATTTCCTCATGTATCAGGTTTATGCTAACAATATTGATAAGTATGGATTTCTTCGCATGACCTACAGTGGAGAATGTAGGGTCTGTGGATTAGGAAATATGTCCCCG AGGACTGTGGACAATGTTGCTGCAAGGAGTGACATAATTCCTGACATGGTCAAGGAGGGAAGGAAGCAAAATAGTACCCTAATTCACTCATAA
- the LOC103430260 gene encoding 3',5'-bisphosphate nucleotidase AHL, whose translation MEGGRYGEELDVAVRVVHMACALCQRLQEGLVSGGSGLVKSKDDDSPVTVADWSVQATVSWILSEFFGSQNVSVIAEEDVQTLSQADSAGLLEAVVNTVNECLAGAPKYGLKSPPKSLNTAQVLEAISRCNSEGGPKGRHWVLDPIDGTLGFVRGDQYAVALALIEDGKVVIGVLGCPNYPMKKELLSYHYQYHENMSRLSPPSDDMWERGCVMYARRGSGEAWMQPPIRGDKKFVWPNSARLVRVSSIDDPSLATSCEPVEKANSDHSFTAGLAHSVGLRNQPLRVYSMVKYAAIARGDAELFMKFARTGYKEKIWDHAAGVVIVEEAGGVVTDAGGRPLDFSKGPYLEGLDRGIVVCSGATLHEKIIDAVYASWNSSNL comes from the exons ATGGAGGGCGGGAGATACGGTGAGGAGCTGGATGTGGCGGTGAGAGTGGTTCACATGGCGTGTGCTCTGTGTCAGAGGCTGCAGGAGGGGTTGGTGTCAGGTGGCAGTGGCCTCGTTAAGTCCAAGGACGATGATTCTCCTGTGACTGTCGCAG ATTGGAGTGTGCAAGCAACCGTTAGCTGGATACTGTCTGagttctttgggagtcaaaatgTATCCGTTATTGCTGAAGAAGATGTACAAACGCTCTCTCAGGCTGACTCAGCGGGTTTGCTGGAAGCTGTTGTAAACACTGTTAATGAGTGCTTAGCTGGAGCACCCAAGTATGGTCTTAAAAGTCCACCAAAATCCCTCAACACTGCTCAAGTTCTTGAGGCTATCAGCCGATGCAACTCAGAGGGAGGCCCCAAAGGTAGACATTGGGTACTTGATCCTATTGACGGAACATTAGGGTTTGTGCGTGGGGATCAATATGCTGTAGCTTTAGCATTGATTGAGGATGGGAAGGTTGTTATTGGAGTACTTGGGTGCCCTAATTACCCAATGAAGAAGGAATTGCTCAGTTATCATTATCAGTACCATGAAAACATGTCAAGGTTGTCTCCACCTTCTGACGATATGTGGGAAAGAGGTTGTGTGATGTATGCGAGGAGAGGCAGTGGTGAGGCATGGATGCAGCCACCAATCCGTGGGGATAAGAAGTTTGTGTGGCCGAATTCTGCAAGACTTGTTCGGGTTTCTTCCATCGATGACCCCTCACTGGCCACTAGTTGTGAACCTGTCGAGAAAGCAAATTCAGACCACTCCTTCACAGCAGGACTTGCTCACAGCGTAGGGCTTAG AAATCAACCCCTCCGTGTCTATAGCATGGTGAAATATGCAGCCATAGCTCGAGGAGATGCTGAGCTATTCATGAAGTTTGCAAGGACTGGATACAAGGAGAAGATATGGGATCACGCTGCTGGTGTTGTCATTGTAGAAGAGGCCGGAGGTGTCGTAACTGATGCTGGAGGGCGTCCCCTGGACTTTTCAAAAGGACCTTACTTAGAAGGACTTGACAGGGGCATAGTTGTTTGTTCTGGGGCAACACTGCATGAGAAAATCATTGATGCCGTGTATGCCAGCTGGAACTCTTCTAATTTATGA
- the LOC114824216 gene encoding uncharacterized protein: MSEPGSSSDEGSSSFSSKSESAMSESSGSLLESGTRETLDDLPNRQTLAIASSSSMALGEGVVFDAIPIVRSEFTADHLKNNLLDNEKQVEALRQSCNIPRSVGIRLVHDEEWPSEPPQGHVMFYTQILLTLGVRLPLHPWLQKMLSLIGYAPGQLNPGFWDTLIGFYIIWMECGLCEPSFHQWRYCYKMRPAKSCTGYAECACRSERERIVYGKKKAYYTWKNRWCFLYNDWEYDKGVTPERRVLTHFQTVGCNVSTVRTICYLLWSFLASNTLLHVVTRGTIQLFGQELSDIEKVLRVPKEDRHLSKLRPLFRRYGFQPLVSESQGRSMEKVSKKTGTSTHKRKAPVLVPSEDILPHKKIHKFRGEPSVRPKSQDGVLKGPAFRKTGVKTVDDATAVVVGEGSRLLPHPLTMEHTVQESDPGSRHEGKGKERAGSVPWKDLRVATRPKDFGDINNCLAGRRFAFDELGEPLAKDESDCDRMLKLSSYVMAEYHDRLQEVERYKAKLKENKQLVDEARRNKGLLTQALQLKDETMESLKRRNGENLRLKKLFEATKKQLEVATLEVSKVKGELDGALVEISELEKSIPTEREAAVQEYLSSSTFHLAIKPYCAQEARFEKRKWMAVLDRYDDGSILRKYHEDIDEHHRKGETFVLAVDPSSEDESDNEGSADAQTQHGEEDLGDAEDDGRTRNDTARGSASDENE, translated from the exons atgtcagagcctggaagttctagtgatgagggctcttctagctttagctctaagtctgagtctgcaatgtcggagtcttcagggtctttgttagagtccggtactagagaaacattggatgatcttcccaaccgtcaaactttagctattgctagttcttcctccatggcgttgggtgaaggggttgtttttgatgccatacccatagttcgctctgagttcacagcagaccatctaaagaataacttgttagataatgagaagcaggttgaggcgctaaggcagtcatgtaatatccctcgtagtgtagggatacgtttggtacatgatgaagaatggccttctgagcctccccagggtcatgttatgttctacacccagatattactgactttaggggtgagactacctttacatccgtggttgcaaaagatgttatctttgatcggatatgcacctgggcaactcaatcctggtttctgggatactttgattggattttatatcatttggatggagtgtgggttgtgtgagccttccttccatcagtggcgttactgttacaagatgcgcccagcaaaatcatgcactggttatgccgagtgtgcatgtcggagtgagagagagcgtattgtgtatggtaagaaaaaggcatactacacatggaaaaaccgttggtgctttctgtataatgattgggagtatgataagggtgtcacgcctgagcgacgtgtgcttactcacttccagactgtaggttgtaacgtatcaaccgttcgtactatttgctatttgttgtggtcttttcttgcttctaacactttgcttcatgtagtgacgcggggcaccatccaactgtttgggcaagagctatctgacatagagaaggtgttgagggtgcccaaagaggatagacacttaagcaagctacgacccttatttcgtcggtacggttttcaacccttagtttccgagagccagggacgatcga tggagaaggtaagcaagaaaacagggactagcacccataaaaggaaagcaccagtgttagttccttcggaagacatcctaccgcataagaaaattcataagttccgAGGGGAACCATCCGTTAGACCTAAGTCCCAAGATGGGGTCCTTAAGGGGCCTGCCTTTAGGAAGACTGGAGTCAAGACCGTTGATGATGCTACTGCCGTAGTTGTAGGAGAAGGGAGCCGACTGTTGCCTCATCCTCTTACTATGGAGCACACTGTCCAGGAAAGTGATCCTGGTTCCCGCCATGaggggaaaggcaaggaaagagctggcagtgtcccgtggaaggacttgagggttgccacgcggccaaaggattttggggatatcaacaattgcttggcagggcgtcgattcgccttcgatgagctcggagagcccttagctaaggatgaatcggattgcgaccggatgttgaagctgtcttcatat gtcatggccgagtatcacgacagactgcaagaggttgagcggtacaaggcaaaactgaaggagaataagcagcttgtggacgaggcccgaaggaataagggacttttgactcaggctctccaactgaaggatgaaaccatggagagcttgaaaaggcgaaatggtgagaacctaaggcttaagaaattgttTGAGGCAACTAAAAAACAGTTGGAGGTGGCTACCTTGGAAGTATCCAAGGTTAAgggagaattggatggtgccttagttgagatttctgaactggagaagagcattccaactgaaagggaggctgctgtgcaagaatacttaagttcttcgacctttcatcttgctattaaaccctactgtgctcaagaagctcgctttgaaaaaaggaaatggatggccgtccttgatcgttatgatgatgggagcattcttcgaaaataccacgaagatatagatgagcatcatcgaaagggcgagacatttgtccttgctgttgatcctagcagcgaagatgagtctgataatgaaggtagtgctgatgcacagactcagcatggtgaagaggatcttggggatgcagaggatgatggtaggacgcggaatgatactgccaggggttcggcttcagatgagaatgaatag
- the LOC103430251 gene encoding uncharacterized protein, with translation MPSGNMFRERKMGKPSGAAPGSRDWTQIYAIYGLDQLHTILFFLFNAVLFTVLSLLYLTYFNPITLFFHRLLPIDTARFAAGFTGSVTALSALCLFFASGHFLYSSLPLHYDVAQRMVGSVNEWSTVKHALDLGCGRGILLNAVATQMKKEGSSGRVVGLDRSKMTSLSSTLRTAKIEGVGEYVTCREGDPRRLPFGDGYFDVVVSAVFVHTVGKEYGHRTVEASAERMRVVGEMVRVLKPGGVGVVWDLLHVPEYVRRLQELKMEDIRVSERVTAFMASSQIVSFRKPSQHVIGPGEVRLDWRC, from the coding sequence ATGCCTTCTGGAAACATGTTCAGAGAGAGGAAGATGGGGAAACCATCAGGCGCGGCGCCAGGCAGCAGAGACTGGACTCAGATCTACGCAATCTACGGTCTCGACCAGTTGCACaccattctcttctttctcttcaacGCTGTCCTATTTACCGTTCTGTCACTCCTCTACCTCACTTATTTCAACCCCATCACCCTCTTTTTCCACCGCCTCCTCCCCATCGACACCGCCCGTTTTGCCGCCGGGTTCACTGGCTCCGTCACCGCCCTTTCCGCCCTCTGCCTCTTCTTTGCATCCGGACACTTCCTATACTCCTCACTCCCCCTCCACTACGACGTCGCCCAGCGCATGGTCGGCTCAGTCAACGAATGGTCGACCGTCAAGCACGCCCTCGACCTCGGCTGCGGCCGCGGCATACTCTTAAACGCGGTGGCGACCCAGATGAAGAAAGAGGGGAGTTCGGGTCGGGTTGTGGGCCTGGACCGGTCCAAGATGACGAGCCTCTCGTCGACGCTGCGGACGGCGAAGATTGAAGGTGTGGGGGAGTACGTGACTTGCCGCGAGGGCGACCCCAGGAGATTGCCGTTCGGGGACGGGTACTTCGACGTCGTGGTGTCTGCTGTGTTCGTCCACACCGTCGGAAAAGAGTACGGCCATCGGACGGTGGAGGCGTCGGCGGAGCGGATGAGGGTTGTCGGCGAGATGGTGAGGGTTCTGAAGCCCGGTGGGGTGGGGGTGGTGTGGGACCTACTGCACGTGCCGGAGTACGTGCGGCGGCTGCAGGAGCTGAAGATGGAGGACATTCGGGTGTCGGAGCGGGTGACGGCGTTTATGGCGAGCAGCCAGATCGTGTCGTTTCGCAAGCCCAGTCAGCACGTTATTGGGCCCGGTGAGGTCCGACTCGACTGGAGATGCTGA